The following proteins are encoded in a genomic region of Phoenix dactylifera cultivar Barhee BC4 unplaced genomic scaffold, palm_55x_up_171113_PBpolish2nd_filt_p 000901F, whole genome shotgun sequence:
- the LOC120107560 gene encoding protein PELPK1-like, with product MASQTWCLLALLVTLVGTDGSHAARHLLDTAAPETTAPATPSLPSIPALPKPVIPSMPTLPKPSLPPMPTMPLPKLAIPPIPAGPMPSVPKPAIPTVPVIPTMPTATLPPMPAIPLPTIPSIPKSIPPLPSIPITMPSIPGVQLPPIPFLSPPPSP from the coding sequence ATGGCTTCTCAAACTTGGTGCCTCCTAGCTTTGCTTGTGACGTTGGTGGGCACCGATGGAAGCCATGCAGCACGCCATCTTTTAGATACTGCAGCGCCGGAGACTACTGCACCAGCTACGCCATCCCTACCTTCGATCCCTGCGCTGCCAAAGCCCGTCATACCATCCATGCCGACACTGCCAAAGCCATCTTTGCCTCCAATGCCAACCATGCCTTTGCCAAAGCTTGCGATACCGCCCATACCGGCCGGCCCGATGCCTTCTGTGCCTAAGCCTGCAATCCCTACAGTGCCTGTTATACCAACCATGCCCACTGCAACGTTGCCTCCGATGCCAGCTATCCCATTGCCCACCATTCCTTCCATTCCAAAGAGCATTCCTCCATTGCCTTCGATTCCAATCACCATGCCGTCCATACCTGGTGTCCAGCTGCCACCCATCCCTTTCCTCTCTCCACCCCCAAGCCCGTGA